Proteins encoded by one window of Lepeophtheirus salmonis chromosome 3, UVic_Lsal_1.4, whole genome shotgun sequence:
- the barr gene encoding condensin complex subunit 2, producing MGFRRRSSMVATPMVHKMLEEEDSLDEALERRSRQKKRQSAVGLTPVRDESPKKSAAFLAEHYTNCIKLSAENKINVKNAFSLKLIDYMAEKFSSKGKKGVDEGNNFQAASCALDASTKIYAYRVDSVHTDALKLAEGVGSTAEEKKGSGCDAQEEEDEEGLLTQKKKTQKRSKSTVEKNIKNITLSKFEMTLDVDPLFKKTTSQYDTGGGGNYFINTLLELNDDAKLVWDPDALLHQHNYISTHLEDWELSVKISKESVADSVTCPAFEGFNFKEWKLEEDDLNSSIIGFSQPMTSTQKDDEHAFDINAPVPEDFDDFTAADAVIDNIPPNSAEEPIMESHINVQLKSHGMVFTDNLREILTSVPLEYSYFDNSRMGSFAGPKHWKFRQQTIRAEIEDDKKLNSKKKTQKEDQPLEFTQIDEKSSCLQTVLRLMGKPKKTTRLQQKTVQSWTEDKRMCPEELRYKGSDFVNLDCIDIIPSKLSKNWKSVQSNRDQDTLEDIDNYDYDNPNDAENFCPADMDTENYDEPRTMNNDDHSVEYDGLVSAPNKVEKINISYAKLAKKVDMKRLKYVEWDILRSEEEEKENLNDNESEETTRKMKGIKKFSQLFKSLETSTQMPVKMVENLSVPLAFAALLHLCNEHSLKLEGSQDLRDFIISQG from the coding sequence ATGGGTTTTCGACGAAGGAGTTCTATGGTAGCGACTCCAATGGTTCACAAAATGTTGGAAGAAGAAGACTCGTTGGATGAGGCCCTTGAGAGAAGAAGCCGTCAGAAGAAGCGTCAATCCGCAGTGGGTTTGACGCCCGTGCGAGATGAAAGTCCGAAGAAGAGTGCAGCCTTTTTGGCGGAGCACTATACGAATTGCATCAAGCTCTCAGCAGAGAACAAGATCAACGTGAAGAATGCATTTTCCCTCAAGCTGATCGACTACATGGCGGAGAAGTTCAGTTCCAAAGGAAAGAAAGGTGTGGACGAAGGGAACAACTTCCAAGCGGCTTCCTGTGCCCTTGACGCTTCCACCAAGATCTATGCTTACCGGGTGGACTCTGTGCATACAGACGCACTCAAACTGGCGGAAGGAGTGGGCTCCACTGCTGAGGAGAAGAAGGGCTCCGGTTGCGATGCTCAAGAGGAGGAAGATGAGGAGGGACTCCTTactcaaaagaagaaaactcAAAAAAGGTCCAAAAGTACCgtggaaaaaaacataaagaacATCACTTTGTCTAAATTTGAAATGACTCTTGACGTGGATCCACTCTTTAAGAAAACGACTTCTCAGTACGACACAGGTGGAGGAGGAAACTACTTCATCAACACGCTCTTAGAACTAAATGATGATGCTAAACTTGTTTGGGATCCTGATGCTCTTCTCCATCAGCATAATTATATATCCACTCACTTAGAGGACTGGGAATTATCTGTTAAGATATCCAAGGAGTCTGTTGCTGACAGTGTTACCTGTCCGGCATTCGAAGGATTCAATTTTAAAGAATGGAAACTTGAAGAAGATGATTTAAATAGTTCTATTATAGGATTTTCTCAACCCATGACATCCACTCAAAAAGACGATGAACATGCTTTTGATATTAATGCACCCGTTCCTGAGGATTTCGATGACTTTACTGCTGCAGATGCTGTTATTGATAACATTCCGCCCAATAGTGCTGAAGAACCTATTATGGAATCTCATATAAATGTTCAATTGAAGTCTCATGGAATGGTGTTTACAGACAATCTGAGGGAAATTCTTACGTCAGTACCTTTAGAGTACTCCTATTTTGATAATAGTCGAATGGGGTCATTTGCTGGACCAAAACATTGGAAATTTCGTCAACAAACAATTCGTGCAGAAATTGAAGATGATAAAAAACTGAATTCGAAGAAGAAGACTCAAAAAGAGGATCAGCCCTTAGAATTTACtcaaattgatgaaaaaagttCATGTTTGCAGACTGTTTTGCGTCTTATGGGTAAACCAAAGAAAACTACTCGACTGCAACAAAAGACTGTGCAAAGTTGGACTGAAGATAAGCGTATGTGCCCAGAAGAATTGCGCTACAAGGGTAGTGACTTTGTTAATCTAGACTGTATTGATATTATACCAtccaaattatcaaaaaattggaaGTCTGTCCAATCTAATAGAGACCAAGATACATTAGAGGATATTGATAATTACGACTATGATAATCCAAATGATGCTGAAAATTTTTGTCCTGCGGACATGGATACGGAGAATTATGACGAACCACGGACAATGAACAATGATGATCATTCTGTAGAATATGATGGATTGGTCTCAGCACctaataaagtagaaaaaataaatatttcttacgCCAAATTAGCCAAAAAAGTCGATATGAAGAGGCTGAAATATGTTGAGTGGGATATTTTGCGTTCGGAAGAGGAAGAGAAGGAAAATTTGAATGACAATGAATCCGAAGaaacaacaagaaaaatgaaagggattaaaaaattcagtcaattattcaaaagtttggAAACCTCCACACAAATGCCTGTTAAAATGGTTGAAAATCTGAGTGTTCCTCTTGCTTTTGCAGCACTATTGCATCTTTGTAACGAGCACTCGTTGAAGCTGGAAGGCAGTCAGGATTTAAGAGACTTTATAATTTCCCAGGGTTGA
- the LOC121114347 gene encoding uncharacterized protein yields the protein MNGFWSENELAELQPRKNPPPSYATLHDAIPKVQPLVPEISLFVPSIKESASAEPSISNECRVPTISSEAFSKNLEPPGLSPLNKSSENKLDTSCKSEDVLNILRLQSDQLVKLQSQVQRLLSIQAENNKKTNSSSENLIPPTSGMNKGIHPTPDANKGIHPLVPSEETTNDVYISIRSNTINDDCNEDSNDIHMCLTRNISDNFTQTSAPSTPNKKQAGTNTSMNLSRRFHDVQNSQIMRLIDDIATNKTSLSLCSNLEILQDSRTQSILLGESASNYGKVETSSESSYSEEQFEKILV from the exons atgaatggttTTTGGTCGGAAAATGAACTCGCAGAACTTCAACCGAGAAAAAATCCCCCTCCTTCATATGCTACACTTCATGATGCT ATTCCCAAAGTTCAGCCCTTAGTTCCCGAAATATCACTATTTGTTCCGTCTATAAAAGAATCTGCCTCAGCTGAACCTTCAATTTCTAATGAGTGTCGTGTTCCTACAATTTCTTCTGAAGCTTTCTCGAAGAATTTAGAGCCTCCCGGTTTATCACCACTGAACAAGTCGTCCGAAAATAAATTGGACACATCTTGTAAGTCTGAAGATGTATTGAATATCCTTCGACTTCAAAGTGATCAATTGGTCAAACTTCAAAGTCAGGTCCAAAGACTTTTGTCCATACAGGccgaaaataataagaaaactaATTCTTCTTCCGAGAATTTAATTCCTCCTACTTCAGGTATGAATAAAGGAATTCATCCTACTCCAGATGCGAATAAAGGAATTCATCCCCTGGTTCCTAGTGAGGAAACTACAAATGACGTTTATATCTCAATAAG GTCGAACACCATCAATGATGATTGCAATGAAGACTCTAATGATATACATATGTg tttaaCACGAAATATTTCTGACAATTTCACTCAAACTTCAGCCCCTTCTACGCCCAATAAAAAACAAGCTGGAACAAATACATCCATGAATTTATCTCGCAGGTTTCACGATGTCCAAAATAGTCAAATAATGAGACTTATCGATGATATAGCAACTAATAAAACTTCCTTATCATTATGCTCTAATCTTGAAATTCTCCAGGATTCAAGAACACAAAGTATACTTTTAGGGGAGAGCGCCAGTAATTATGGAAAAGTTGAAACTTCAAGTGAGAGCAGTTATTCTGAAGAgcagtttgaaaaaattttggTATGA
- the MagR gene encoding iron-sulfur cluster assembly 1 homolog, mitochondrial — protein sequence MLSSAHFIRTAASATVRSVKKRPIIPSRAALVMTPSAVRRIKELVEERHECIGLRIGVKQRGCNGMSYVLDYAIQKEKHDEEVIQDGVKIFIDKKAQLSILGTEMDYVDSNLSAEFVFNNPNIKGTCGCGESFSI from the exons ATGTTGAGTAGTGCCCATTTTATCCGTACTGCGGCTTCAGCGACGGTACGATCCGTGAAGAAACGGCCGATCATCCCATCCCGAGCAGCTTTAGTCATG ACCCCATCCGCTGTTCGTCGGATTAAAGAATTGGTTGAGGAGCGCCATGAATGC ATCGGGCTCCGAATTGGGGTGAAACAAAGAGGATGTAATGGAATGAGCTACGTTCTCGACTATGccatacaaaaagaaaagcaCGATGAGGAAGTCATCCAAGACGGAGTCAAAATTTTCATAGATAAGAAAGCTCAGCTTAGTATTTTAGGAACTGAAATGGATTATGTAGATTCAAATTTATCAGCTGAATTTGTATTTAACAATCCGAATATTAAAGGAACTTGTGGATGTGGAGAGAGTTTCTCTATTTAA